From one Solanum stenotomum isolate F172 chromosome 12, ASM1918654v1, whole genome shotgun sequence genomic stretch:
- the LOC125848350 gene encoding uncharacterized protein LOC125848350: MAEVSGIHRFHLPQTIYATVTDDDDDDEGYSHPFAFDFDSLSPPNHTLFIHSHDFNYSPNSEPEPGSLDSDSGSDHSGLLADPDSFIVDDDQMNFVTDLFVTPDGNVSEDSGFDNGNRVVLEDVYGDFGSDFDGVLLPSDSNGLDTGDGIRVVGIGSDSDSQEVELNVGDIDQANDFWSCLRIDDQRDVNEEFEWEEVNERGEDRDYLSSVIDGIEEISVSSDISSSEGGNSNSGSVDEPVRNLEWEVLLAVDNIERSLELDGNDDGIAHVNETDHDAVFGQFLESEGTLKGSPPTAKSVIENLPLVALKDEVNKIACAVCKDEILVVEKVTELPCSHYYHWECIIPWLNIRNTCPVCRHELPTDDTDYERRKIGRRTGAGAQLISDFQVRYNFEIVP, encoded by the coding sequence ATGGCGGAAGTTTCTGGAATACACCGCTTCCACCTCCCGCAAACCATCTATGCTACCGTcactgatgatgatgatgatgatgaagggTACTCACATCCGTTTGCTTTCGATTTCGACTCACTTTCTCCTCCTAATCACACCCTTTTTATCCACTCTCATGATTTCAACTACAGCCCCAATTCGGAACCCGAACCCGGTTCCCTAGATTCAGATTCGGGTTCGGATCACTCGGGTTTGCTTGCAGATCCGGATTCCTTTATCGTTGATGATGACCAAATGAATTTTGTTACGGATCTGTTTGTGACCCCTGATGGAAACGTTTCAGAAGATTCGGGTTTTGATAATGGGAATAGGGTTGTTCTAGAGGATGTATACGGTGATTTTGGATCTGATTTTGATGGGGTTCTTCTGCCCTCAGATTCCAACGGACTTGATACGGGTGATGGGATTCGGGTTGTGGGTATTGGGTCGGATTCTGATTCGCAAGAAGTGGAGCTGAATGTTGGGGATATTGATCAGGCCAATGATTTTTGGAGTTGTCTTCGGATTGATGATCAGAGGGATGTGAATGAAGAGTTTGAGTGGGAAGAAGTCAATGAAAGGGGTGAAGATAGAGACTATTTGAGTTCTGTAATTGATGGAATTGAAGAAATATCAGTTTCGTCAGATATTTCGTCTTCTGAAGGAGGGAACTCGAATTCGGGTTCAGTTGATGAGCCGGTGAGGAATTTAGAGTGGGAAGTTCTGTTGGCCGTTGATAATATTGAAAGAAGCCTCGAACTTGATGGAAATGATGATGGGATTGCTCATGTAAACGAAACTGATCACGATGCCGTGTTTGGGCAATTTCTGGAGAGTGAAGGGACTTTGAAGGGTAGTCCACCAACAGCTAAATCTGTTATTGAAAATCTTCCTTTGGTGGCTTTGAAGGACGAAGTGAACAAGATAGCCTGTGCTGTTTGTAAAGATGAGATTTTGGTTGTGGAGAAGGTGACTGAGCTTCCTTGTTCCCATTATTACCATTGGGAATGTATTATACCATGGTTAAACATACGTAATACATGCCCTGTTTGTCGTCATGAGTTACCCACGGATGATACTGATTATGAGAGGAGAAAAATTGGAAGGCGTACCGGTGCTGGAGCTCAACTCATTAGTGACTTTCAGGTTAGATACAATTTTGAAATTGTCCCTTGA